One window of Helicobacter sp. MIT 99-5507 genomic DNA carries:
- a CDS encoding TetR/AcrR family transcriptional regulator, giving the protein MKKDEIIQKTIDFLNKNKENHEIENLTLNVILKHLGISKGSFYYHFKSKDDLLFQVINPLIKNQTQEFKQNIKKLNNLKEQFCLLFEPFILEPDNNKLKQIENFYVNLFFREYPNKIKLQNTKKIYTKIKNDRKSLLFQALKYNDIKVDKKLTILLEFLDTTMIFYYYINKVLYKKYTNNEILDLIDMLCNLIEKQYKNK; this is encoded by the coding sequence ATGAAGAAAGATGAAATTATCCAAAAAACTATAGATTTTCTAAATAAAAACAAAGAAAATCACGAAATAGAGAATCTAACTCTAAATGTAATCCTAAAGCATTTAGGAATCTCAAAGGGGAGTTTTTATTATCATTTTAAAAGTAAAGATGATTTACTCTTTCAAGTAATTAATCCACTTATAAAAAATCAAACTCAAGAATTTAAACAAAATATAAAAAAGCTAAATAATCTAAAAGAGCAATTTTGTTTATTATTTGAACCATTTATTTTAGAGCCAGATAATAATAAATTAAAGCAGATTGAGAACTTTTATGTAAATTTATTTTTTAGAGAATATCCAAATAAAATAAAATTACAAAATACAAAGAAAATATATACAAAGATTAAAAATGATAGAAAATCTCTACTATTTCAAGCACTAAAATATAATGATATTAAAGTAGATAAAAAGCTAACGATATTACTTGAATTTTTAGATACAACGATGATATTTTATTATTATATAAATAAGGTTTTATACAAAAAATATACAAATAATGAAATATTAGATTTAATAGATATGCTATGTAATTTGATAGAAAAACAATATAAAAATAAGTAA